A stretch of the Uranotaenia lowii strain MFRU-FL chromosome 3, ASM2978415v1, whole genome shotgun sequence genome encodes the following:
- the LOC129752801 gene encoding uncharacterized protein LOC129752801, translated as MDSEEHNRTSVLATGSNGTINGLPSGQQFHQLACSKASFAPHSSLLQQHQAFATQMLNQQQEFMRQQKEMFLRTMSSLSVQVPSNPEVIFDSLPYHVKEFRYDPENNIRFSAWYARYKDLFEQNASRLDSDAKVRLLLQKMGSAEHERYVNFLLPKLPKEYQFDVTVRKLGILFGSAESLISKRYRCLQTTKKSTEDYFSFFYRVNKNAVDFELNRLIEEQFKCLLFVCGMKVECDVEVRTRLLAKIEDRNDVTLEQLSEDCQRLMCLKRDTAVIEGTSGPLAVQFVERNYNRKQISKSSPKKVNSPKNIPPTSCCKCAMHYTCECPYKDHKCSDCGYNGHRGGYCLSENKSVKPYHKKQNKTYRANTGKMHEVQQKRKFVQAQLNGAK; from the exons ATGGATTCGGAAGAACATAACCGTACTTCGGTTCTAGCCACTGGATCGAATGGTACTATCAACGGGCTCCCCAGTGGACAGCAGTTCCACCAGCTGGCATGCAGCAAAGCTTCATTCGCCCCACACAGTTCG CTCCTCCAACAGCACCAAGCATTTGCGACACAAATGCTCAACCAGCAGCAGGAATTTATGCGACAGCAGAAGGAGATGTTCCTCCGTACGATGTCATCGTTGAGCGTGCAGGTACCATCTAACCCTGAAGTGATTTTTGACTCACTTCCGTATCACGTCAAGGAGTTCCGGTACGATCCGGAAAACAACATAAGGTTTTCGGCTTGGTACGCGCGGTACAAGGACCTGTTCGAGCAAAACGCTTCCCGGCTCGACAGCGATGCAAAAGTCCGTTTGCTCCTCCAGAAGATGGGTTCCGCCGAACATGAACGGTACGTTAATTTCCTCCTTCCGAAACTACCGAAAGAGTACCAATTTGACGTAACTGTTCGGAAATTGGGTATCTTGTTTGGTTCTGCTGAATCGCTCATCAGCAAGCGGTATCGTTGCCTGCAGACAACGAAAAAGTCCACCGAAGATTACTTTTCGTTTTTCTACCGTGTAAACAAGAACGCGGTCGATTTTGAGCTGAATAGATTGATTGAGGAGCAGTTCAAATGCTTATTATTTGTTTGCGGCATGAAAGTGGAGTGTGATGTGGAGGTGCGTACAAGACTGTTGGCAAAAATCGAGGATCGGAACGACGTGACCCTGGAGCAGCTTTCTGAAGACTGCCAACGGCTGATGTGTCTGAAGAGAGACACTGCTGTGATCGAGGGAACATCCGGACCACTAGCAGTACAGTTCGTGGAGCGGAACTATAATCGGaaacaaatttccaaaagtTCTCCGAAAAAAGTGAATTCCCCCAAAAACATTCCCCCAACCTCTTGTTGTAAGTGCGCTATGCACTACACTTGTGAGTGCCCGTACAAGGATCACAAGTGTAGTGATTGTGGCTACAACGGACACCGTGGAGGTTATTGTTTATCCGAAAACAAAAGTGTAAAGCCCTATcacaagaaacaaaataaaacttatcgGGCAAATACAGGGAAAATGCATGAAGTGcaacaaaaacgaaaatttgttcaagctCAGCTTAACGGTGCTAAATAA